Proteins encoded together in one Impatiens glandulifera chromosome 1, dImpGla2.1, whole genome shotgun sequence window:
- the LOC124922517 gene encoding transcription factor MYB20-like, translated as MGRQPCCDKVGLKKGPWTSDEDKKLINFILTNGQCCWRAVPKLAGLLRCGKSCRLRWTNYLRPDLKRGLLSDYEEKMVIDLHSQLGNRWSKIASHLPGRTDNEIKNHWNTHIKKKLKKMGIDPLTHKSISPVPAVNNDDHHPQEEEEKKEKEVEEIFDQILQIDENNNGFCTDEVPMIEPHEIQVVVPAPAPVPSYSCSSSQSDSSLLDNLELPSFEWLQGDEFLSNYDIMDFWDDDFTSGLDLLINDV; from the exons ATGGGAAGACAACCATGCTGTGACAAAGTTGGATTGAAGAAAGGTCCATGGACTTCTGATGAAGACAAGAAACTTATTAACTTCATCCTTACCAATGGCCAATGCTGCTGGAGAGCTGTTCCAAAACTTGCAG GATTATTAAGATGTGGTAAAAGTTGTAGACTCAGATGGACTAATTATTTGAGGCCAGATCTTAAAAGAGGACTTTTATCTGATTATGAAGAGAAGATGGTTATTGATCTTCATTCTCAACTTGGAAACAg ATGGTCCAAGATTGCTTCTCATCTTCCAGGAAGAACAGATAATGAAATCAAGAATCATTGGAATACCCATATAAagaagaaactaaagaaaatgggAATTGATCCACTAACCCATAAATCTATCTCCCCTGTTCCAGCAGTCAATAATGATGATCATCATCCacaggaggaggaggagaagaaagagaaagaggtgGAGGagatatttgatcaaatattaCAGATAGATGAGAATAACAATGGATTTTGCACAGACGAAGTGCCGATGATTGAGCCTCATGAGATTCAGGTGGTGGTGCCAGCGCCGGCACCGGTGCCGTCTTATTCATGTTCATCATCGCAATCGGATTCAAGTTTGTTGGATAATCTGGAATTACCATCTTTTGAATGGCTACAAGGTGATGAGTTTCTATCAAATTACGATATCATGGATTTCTGGGATGATGATTTCACTAGCGGTTTGGATTTGTTGATTAATGACGTTTAA